Below is a window of Eriocheir sinensis breed Jianghai 21 unplaced genomic scaffold, ASM2467909v1 Scaffold702, whole genome shotgun sequence DNA.
TCAGGTTTTGttgagtttagggtatcttcaacctcccttccttgcccattcccttgaggtcatttCCAGCAATATTTATTAAGCAAGAGAGCTTGTATGGCTAGTTGCTTGTGTGCTTCTAAATTGTatgccttttcattttttcttccttcttttctgtttaatctctttcccttcctcctcttccttatctctcttcctcatcctcctcctctcccttccttcctcctactcctcctcctgagagagcccgggttcgattcctgggcagagCGGAAAATTTGGGGCTTTTCGATACTTCACGCCCCTtgccacccagcagtgaatgggtaccaggtattaatcgggttgtgtcctgtctcctgagGTCTGTtcctctcctataattccttcccttctgtctctctccgcatatgaccactgatgttgtgtcctgtctcctggggtctgttccttctcctataattcctccccttctgtctctctccgcatatgaccacagatgttgtgtcccgtctcctggggtctgttccttctcctataattccttcccttctgtctctctccggcatatgaccacagatgttgtgtcctgtctcctggggtctgttccttctcctataattccttcccttctgtctctctccgcatatgaccacagatgttgtgtcccgtctcctggggtctgttccttctcctataattccttcccttctgtctctctccgcatatgaccacagatgttgtgtcccgtctcctggggtctgttcctctcctataattccttccatttctgtctctctccgcatatgaccacagatgttgtgtcccgtctcctggggtctgttccttctcctataattccttcccttctgtctctctccggcatatgaccacagatgttgtgtcctgcctcctggggtctgttccttctcctatcattccttcccttctgtctctctccgcatatgaccacagatgttgtgtcccgtctcctggggtctgttccttctcctataattccttcccttctgtctctctccgcatatgaccacaggtgttgtgtcctgtctcctggggtctgttccctctCACTATGCTGGATtcctctctctcgcgctctcgctctctctctctctctctctctctctctctctctctgtggtggatagtggagtgtttcccatgtggtattggtgtgctgggtatcccttcactggtagcctggtaacatacactcccaggtctttctctgcccctgtggtggatagtggagtgcttcccatgtggtattggtgtgctgggtatcccctcccaaggtgcaagacattagattttccttcattgaattgtagcagacactttttgatccattgctGTAGCTTGGAAATGTTGTCTTTTTAGGAAatttgcagtcaaggggttgagtATATATTGGTGGGCTTTGTGTTGTAGtacattatatctatctatctatatgagagagagagagagagagagagatttgtgactgactctctctctctctctctctatgttataATAATGTCTCATACTATAACAATATAATTCTTTCCTTAGGTAACTTACTTAATTAATAATGTCTTGTGCTTTACCTGTGTATTtgagcattgtgtgtgtgtgtgtaaggctgtcAGTTCTACTCTCTCTaaatgtatgtttctctctctctctctctctctctctctctctctctctcctacttactcttcctcctccattcatcaaATTTatacccatttccttccttccttttctctccttccttaaatctctctcttccatttcattccattaataaaaatttgtattcacagattcggaggaagaagaagaggaggaagagataacaagaggaacagaagaaggagaagaagaagtactctctctctctctctctcacacacacacacacacacactcacacactcatacacacacacagtaaaacacacaatttcttcttaatttcaaaaactttattaatatatattttgacaacgtTCAATCAGGTTCCACAGACTGGCTCCTCCCCGAACCCTTCTGTGGGGGCATAATTTGAGCCCCATAGAAGGCCGGGGGAAGATCTCGCCAATGGAACCttatacacagacatacatatatacacacagagagtacctcctctctctctttcctcctcttgatgTGGCAGTGTCAGGAGAAGAGATCACCTGGGAGACTCAACAAGTCCTGGAGAtgttcaagatatatatatatatatatatatatatatatatatatatatatatatatatatatatatatatctcacctcacctcaccacagcCCACAGGACCCCACAGGATGTCCTACCACAGTATGTTGACAATCCCCACAGACACCTACCCCCCAGCCACATAAAAGGACCCCCCTCTCTGTCTCAGGTCACAAGGTCAACAGGATGTCACCCTACAGACACATGCCCTCTTAGACAGCAACCCAACCCACACCATAGATAGCCACATgacctcccctgtgtgtgtgtgtgtgtgtgtgtgtgtgtgtgtgtgtgctgttgataaataaagatggacttgtagtgtgtgttattattattgttattccaatgggtttgaagagagagagagagagagagagagagagagagagagaaaagcagatgttaaaggagagaaaatgctATGGATTAGAAGGAAGACGATAATACGgctgaaggaggagatgaaagaaggagagagcaaagagagggagggagagaaactgaagaatggaacaagagagaaagactggaaaggaagggagaggaagggacaggagtcttgcccatacaacaattatctggacctctgcagactgggaacttggggacaggtggagaggaagggagggaaggagagggagggacaggagtcttgcccatacaacaattatctggacctccacagactgggaacttgggggagagggagaggaagggagggaaggagagtgagggacaggagtcttgcccttacaacaattatctggacctctgcagactgggaacttgggggagagggagaggaagggagggaaggagagggagggacaggagtcttgccctTACAACAATTATCCGGACCTctgcagactgggaacttgggggagagggagaggaagggagggaaggagagggagggacaggagtcttgcccttacaacaattatctggacctccacagactgggaacttggggagagggagaggaagggaggggagaggagggacaggagtcttgcccatacaacaattatctgacctccacagactgggaacttggggaATGTTGGAGAGGATGGTAGGGATGGTGAGGGTGGGAAGGAGTCTTGCCCttacaacaattatctggacctctgcagactgggaacttgggggagagggagaggaagggagggaaggagtcttgcccatacaacaattatctggacctccacagactgggaacttgggggagagggagaggaagggagggaaggagagggagggacaggagtcttgcccttacaacaattatctggacctctgcagactgggaacttgggggagagggagaggaagggagggaaggagagggagggacaggagtcttccccatacaacaattatctggacctctaactaactaactaagatAATGACAACTTAACTCTATGACAAAGAGCAGCAGCAGACAGCCAGGCACTTGATGAAAAGCATAGGACAAGTGAAGCTTCTGGGTCATGTGCTGAGGAGGAGAGTGACTGCTTgcttggaaggaagaagaggaagtcagAATGGCTGGCCTGCTGCAAGACATGGATGGCAGACACAGTGTGGCTGatgacagggaggggaagggacaggaagggaaggaaagggaaggaagggaggggaaaggaaggaaggaaggaaggaagggaaggaaagggaagggaaaggaaggaagggaagggaagggaagggaagggaagggaagggaaggaaagggaagggaaaggaagggaagggaaagaaaaggaagggaagggagaggtccaTGGTCGCTTTGCCCCCTCGCTGAAGGTAAAGACGACTTGAATCAGAAACAAAGGAAGGTCGCTTGGACTTGAGACTTCCTTCAGCTATTTCTTGGACTATGATGGACTGTAGGGGCTGACTCTGGGGTCTTCTGAgatggtcttccttccttcctttggttctTCCTTTCGACCTTTTCCGGAGCTGTGGACAAACAGACTCATTAgcatcctgttgttgttgttgttgttatttcccttccttttctttcctttcctttcccttcctttccttaccttccttccttccttccttccctccttccttccttccttccttccttccttccttcccttccttccatttcctttcttccttccttcttatccttcctttccttccttccttttccttccttccttcctttccttcctattctttcctccacccctgacAGTCTGCCCTGAGCTGCCCTGTCCATTCCAAGTCCCCCCGGCAGGATGGATCTTTCAGCGTAAAATTCAGACTACTGCTCTGAGCATCCTATTTCATCCTTAACACATTTCCTAACTGTTTTAGGCTGTGGATCATTGCCTCAGTGCACAGGggagtagcacacacacacacacacacacacacacacacacacacacacacacacacacacacacacacacatggattggAGTAAAACAGGAAATTCTATGAGAAGAAATGTATTTACCAGTGGCAAATCTTTAAAATTTGGCACCTGGGGCAGTACAGTGATTTGGTGATCATATAGTCCTCGGTAAAAGTAGCATCAAATGTCAGGCCGTGGAACACCAGCGACCTCAAAGGTGTGTACTTTATAGGAACAGCGCAGCTAAAATCCAGGGCCAGGGAGAGCCATCACTGGGCCCTGGTACTATGAGTGTCATTGGGCCCCTACCATttactctcccatttttttccctcctggtcGGGTGACTGGCCCCCTTTGAGACCGGGCCCTGGTGTAAAGAtaccagcttcacccccctctcacGGGCCCTGCTAAAATCACACTTTGACTCAACTGGAGAAATTTTGGCGCACCAAAAACCGCGCGCCCGGGGCCTTGGCTCCCCCAATACTTGGCTGCTGGTATTTACACGTCTATTACATCACGCTGTTGGAAACCCAATGAATCAATTTACTGTTTGTACagcttcttaacacacacacacacgcacacacacatgcacacacactcatacagatggacacacacacacacacacacacagcttcagaaaatgcaaataaacacacacacagtcagattgaaacacacacacacacacacacacacacacacacacacacacacagcttcagaaaatgcaaataaacacacacacagtcagattgaaacacacacacacacacacacacacacacagcttcagaaaatgcaaataaacacacacacacagtcagattgaaacacacacacacacacacacacacacacacacacacacacacacaaacacaaaaagaaaataaacaaacacacagacagagtgaaacacacacacacacacacacacacacacacacacacacacacacacagcttcacacacacacacacacacacacacaaaggcagatTACATTGGACTCAAGAGTTTCTTCGCTGGGGTAGAttggactgatatgaagaggaggattgATATTGAATTTAAAGACAAGACCAAATAAGAATAAcagagacaaatataaaaaaagaaagaaatgaatatgtgaaaataatgagagaagaggaagctaaatttgaaagaagattAGTTTTAGTTGTGAGGAAGAACCAAAATGTTTTACAAATtcataaatggaagggaaggaaggaagggaagggaaggaaaggaaggaaggaaaggaaggaaggaaggaagggaaggaaagaaggaagggaaggaaggaaaggaaaaggaaaggaagggaaggaaggaaggaaaggaaggaaggaaggaaggaaggaaggaaggaaggttaatgaaggtaaaggaaagggaaggaagggaaggaaaggaaaggaaggaaggaaaggaaaaaggaaggaaggaagggaaggaaggaggaaggaaggaaggaaggaaaggaaggaaggaaggaaggaggaaggaaggaaggaaagaaggaaaaggaagggaagaagaggaaggaaagggaagaagggaaaggaaaagaaaaaaaggatggaaaggaaaggaaggaaggaagggaggaaaggaaaggaaaggaaaggaaggaagggaaggaggaaggaaaggaaaggaaaggaaggaaaggaaaggaaagggaaaggaaaggaaggaaggaagggaaaggaaagaaaaggaaagaaaaggaaggaagggaaaggaaggtagaaggaggaaaggaaaggaaaggaagggaagggacaggacgttaggaaggagggaaaggaaaggaagggaatggaagggaagggaaaggaaggtaggaaggagggaaaggaaaggaaagaaaaggaagggaggggaaaggaaggtaggaaggagggaaaggaaagaaaaggaagggaagggaaaggaaggtaggaaggagggaaaggaaaggaaaggaaaggaagggaagggaaaggaaggtaggaaggagggaaaggaaaggaaaggaaaggaagggaagggaaaggaaggtaggaaggagggaaaggaaaggaaaggaaaggaagggaaaggaaaggaaggtaggaaggagggaaaggaaaggaaaggaagggaaaggaaaggaaaggaagggaaaggaaggaagggaaggaaaaggaagttagaaATAAATGCAGGAGCGgaaacacttaaagaaaaaagtgtattctacgagaaggacgaagaaattccagaaatattaaaataaaaatgttcataaagtgtttacgaaagaGACCGACTTTGACAGGGGCTCGAAAACCATACTGAAGAGAAGCTAAAttatgtaaaggttgagaaaggggaactgttgaGGCTGACGGAACCTTTAGACGGAAGGAAAGCCATAGGGATCACATCTCCGGGCAAGTCTTGAAAGTGTATAactaattattttatttatttattttttttacagctaaggagacagctcaagggcacaaagaataaaaaaagcccgctactcactgctcccgaacagaggttaaaggagtgtccaaaatgagaggtcagtttcgggaggagaggtgtcctgataccctcctcttgaaagagttcaagtcgtaggcaggaggaaatacagatgaaggaagattgttccagagtttaccagcgtgagggatgaaagagtgaagatgctggttaactcttgcataaggggtttggacagtatagggatgagcatgagtagaaagttgtggagtatatgttaccaggctaccagtgaagggatatccagcacaccaataccacatgggaaacactccactatccaccacagaggcagagaaagacctgggagtgtatgttaccaggctaccagtgaagggatatccagcacaccaataccacatgggaaacactccactatccaccacagaggcagagaaagacctgggagtgtatgttaccaggctaccagtgaagggatatccagcacaccaataccacatgggaaacactccactatccaccacagaggcagagaaagacctgggagtgtatgttaccaggctaccagtgaagggatatccagcacaccaataccacatgggaaacactccactatccaccacagagaaagacctgggagtgtatgttaccaggctaccagtgaagggatatccagcacaccaataccacatgggaaacactccactatccaccactatggcagagaaagacctgggagtgtatgttaccaggctaccagtgaagggatatccagcacaccaataccacatgggaaacactccactatccaccacagagaaagacctgggagtgtatgttaccaggctaccagtgaagggatatccagcacaccaataccacatgggaaacactccactatccaccacagagaaagacctgggagtgtatgttaccaggctaccagtgaagggatatccagcacaccaataccacatgggaaacactccactatccaccacagagaaagacctgggagtgtatgttaccaggctaccagtgaagggatatccagcacaccaataccacatgggaaacactccactatccaccacagaggcagagaaagacctgggagtgtatgttaccaggctaccagtgaagggatatccagcacaccaataccacatgggaaacactccactatccaccacagagaaagacctgggagtgtatgttaccaggctaccagtgaagggatatccagcacaccaataacacatgggaaacactccactatccaccacagaggcagagaaagacctggcagtgtatgttaccaggctaccagtgaagggatatccagcacaccaataccacatgggaaacactccactatccaccacagaggcagagaaagacctggagtgtatgttaccaggctaacagtgaagggaaatccagcacaccaataccacataggaaacactccactatccaccacagagaaagacctgggagtgtatgttaccaggctaccagtgaagggatatccagcacaccaataccacatg
It encodes the following:
- the LOC126993994 gene encoding uncharacterized protein LOC126993994 isoform X31, producing the protein MWYWCAGYPFTGSLVTYTPRSFSASVVDSGVFPMWYWCAGYPFTGSLVTYTPRSFSVVDSGVFPMWYWCAGYPFTGSLVTYTPRSFSVVDSGVFPMWYWCAGYPFTGSLVTYTPRSFSVVDSGVFPMWYWCAGYPFTGSLVTYTPRSFSASVVDSGVFPMWYWCAGYPFTGSLVTYTPRSFSASVVDSGVFPMWYWCAGYPFTGSLVTYTARSFSASVVDSGVFPMCYWCAGYPFTGSLVTYTPRSFSASVVDSGVFPMWYWCAGYPFTGSLVTYTPRSFSASVVDSGVFPMWYWCAGYPFTGSLVTYTPRSFSASVVDSGVFPMWYWCAGYPFTGSLVTYTPQLSTHAHPYTVQTPYARVNQHLHSFIPHAGKLWNNLPSSVFPPAYDLNSFKRRVSGHLSSRN
- the LOC126993994 gene encoding uncharacterized protein LOC126993994 isoform X2; protein product: MWYWCAGYPFTGSLVTYTPRSFSASVVDSGVFPMWYWCAGYPFTGSLVTYTPRSFSVVDSGVFPMWYWCAGYPFTGSLVTYTPRSFSVVDSGVFPMWYWCAGYPFTGSLVTYTPRSFSVVDSGVFPMWYWCAGYPFTGSLVTYTPRSFSASVVDSGVFPMWYWCAGYPFTGSLVTYTPRSFSASVVDSGVFPMWYWCAGYPFTGSLVTYTARSFSASVVDSGVFPMCYWCAGYPFTGSLVTYTPRSFSASVVDSGVFPMWYWCAGYPFTGSLVTYTPRSFSVVDSGVFPMWYWCAGYPFTGSLVTYTPRSFSVVDSGVFPMWYWCAGYPFTGSLVTYTPRSFSVVDSGVFPMWYWCAGYPFTGSLVTYTPRSFSVVDSGVFPMWYWCAGYPFTGSLVTYTPRSFSASVVDSGVFPMWYWCAGYPFTGSLVTYTPRSFSASVVDSGVFPMWYWCAGYPFTGSLVTYTPRSFSASVVDSGVFPMWYWCAGYPFTGSLVTYTPQLSTHAHPYTVQTPYARVNQHLHSFIPHAGKLWNNLPSSVFPPAYDLNSFKRRVSGHLSSRN
- the LOC126993994 gene encoding uncharacterized protein LOC126993994 isoform X29, encoding MWYWCAGYPFTGSLVTYTPRSFSASVVDSGVFPMWYWCAGYPFTGSLVTYTPRSFSVVDSGVFPMWYWCAGYPFTGSLVTYTPRSFSVVDSGVFPMWYWCAGYPFTGSLVTYTPRSFSVVDSGVFPMWYWCAGYPFTGSLVTYTPRSFSASVVDSGVFPMWYWCAGYPFTGSLVTYTPRSFSASVVDSGVFPMWYWCAGYPFTGSLVTYTARSFSASVVDSGVFPMCYWCAGYPFTGSLVTYTPRSFSVVDSGVFPMWYWCAGYPFTGSLVTYTPRSFSASVVDSGVFPMWYWCAGYPFTGSLVTYTPRSFSVVDSGVFPMWYWCAGYPFTGSLVTYTPRSFSASVVDSGVFPMWYWCAGYPFTGSLVTYTPQLSTHAHPYTVQTPYARVNQHLHSFIPHAGKLWNNLPSSVFPPAYDLNSFKRRVSGHLSSRN
- the LOC126993994 gene encoding uncharacterized protein LOC126993994 isoform X21 — encoded protein: MWYWCAGYPFTGSLVTYTPRSFSASVVDSGVFPMWYWCAGYPFTGSLVTYTPRSFSVVDSGVFPMWYWCAGYPFTGSLVTYTPRSFSVVDSGVFPMWYWCAGYPFTGSLVTYTPRSFSVVDSGVFPMWYWCAGYPFTGSLVTYTPRSFSASVVDSGVFPMWYWCAGYPFTGSLVTYTPRSFSASVVDSGVFPMWYWCAGYPFTGSLVTYTARSFSASVVDSGVFPMCYWCAGYPFTGSLVTYTPRSFSVVDSGVFPMWYWCAGYPFTGSLVTYTPRSFSASVVDSGVFPMWYWCAGYPFTGSLVTYTPRSFSVVDSGVFPMWYWCAGYPFTGSLVTYTPRSFSVVDSGVFPMWYWCAGYPFTGSLVTYTPRSFSASVVDSGVFPMWYWCAGYPFTGSLVTYTPQLSTHAHPYTVQTPYARVNQHLHSFIPHAGKLWNNLPSSVFPPAYDLNSFKRRVSGHLSSRN
- the LOC126993994 gene encoding uncharacterized protein LOC126993994 isoform X14; protein product: MWYWCAGYPFTGSLVTYTPRSFSASVVDSGVFPMWYWCAGYPFTGSLVTYTPRSFSVVDSGVFPMWYWCAGYPFTGSLVTYTPRSFSVVDSGVFPMWYWCAGYPFTGSLVTYTPRSFSVVDSGVFPMWYWCAGYPFTGSLVTYTPRSFSASVVDSGVFPMWYWCAGYPFTGSLVTYTPRSFSASVVDSGVFPMWYWCAGYPFTGSLVTYTARSFSASVVDSGVFPMCYWCAGYPFTGSLVTYTPRSFSVVDSGVFPMWYWCAGYPFTGSLVTYTPRSFSASVVDSGVFPMWYWCAGYPFTGSLVTYTPRSFSVVDSGVFPMWYWCAGYPFTGSLVTYTPRSFSVVDSGVFPMWYWCAGYPFTGSLVTYTPRSFSVVDSGVFPMWYWCAGYPFTGSLVTYTPRSFSASVVDSGVFPMWYWCAGYPFTGSLVTYTPQLSTHAHPYTVQTPYARVNQHLHSFIPHAGKLWNNLPSSVFPPAYDLNSFKRRVSGHLSSRN
- the LOC126993994 gene encoding uncharacterized protein LOC126993994 isoform X32 gives rise to the protein MWYWCAGYPFTGSLVTYTPRSFSASVVDSGVFPMWYWCAGYPFTGSLVTYTPRSFSASVVDSGVFPMCYWCAGYPFTGSLVTYTPRSFSASVVDSGVFPMWYWCAGYPFTGSLVTYTPRSFSVVDSGVFPMWYWCAGYPFTGSLVTYTPRSFSVVDSGVFPMWYWCAGYPFTGSLVTYTPRSFSVVDSGVFPMWYWCAGYPFTGSLVTYTPRSFSVVDSGVFPMWYWCAGYPFTGSLVTYTPRSFSASVVDSGVFPMWYWCAGYPFTGSLVTYTPRSFSASVVDSGVFPMWYWCAGYPFTGSLVTYTPRSFSASVVDSGVFPMWYWCAGYPFTGSLVTYTPQLSTHAHPYTVQTPYARVNQHLHSFIPHAGKLWNNLPSSVFPPAYDLNSFKRRVSGHLSSRN
- the LOC126993994 gene encoding uncharacterized protein LOC126993994 isoform X13, which gives rise to MWYWCAGYPFTGSLVTYTPRSFSASVVDSGVFPMWYWCAGYPFTGSLVTYTPRSFSVVDSGVFPMWYWCAGYPFTGSLVTYTPRSFSVVDSGVFPMWYWCAGYPFTGSLVTYTPRSFSVVDSGVFPMWYWCAGYPFTGSLVTYTPRSFSASVVDSGVFPMCYWCAGYPFTGSLVTYTPRSFSASVVDSGVFPMWYWCAGYPFTGSLVTYTPRSFSVVDSGVFPMWYWCAGYPFTGSLVTYTPRSFSVVDSGVFPMWYWCAGYPFTGSLVTYTPRSFSVVDSGVFPMWYWCAGYPFTGSLVTYTPRSFSVVDSGVFPMWYWCAGYPFTGSLVTYTPRSFSASVVDSGVFPMWYWCAGYPFTGSLVTYTPRSFSASVVDSGVFPMWYWCAGYPFTGSLVTYTPRSFSASVVDSGVFPMWYWCAGYPFTGSLVTYTPQLSTHAHPYTVQTPYARVNQHLHSFIPHAGKLWNNLPSSVFPPAYDLNSFKRRVSGHLSSRN
- the LOC126993994 gene encoding uncharacterized protein LOC126993994 isoform X40, translating into MWYWCAGYPFTGSLVTYTPRSFSASVVDSGVFPMCYWCAGYPFTGSLVTYTPRSFSASVVDSGVFPMWYWCAGYPFTGSLVTYTPRSFSVVDSGVFPMWYWCAGYPFTGSLVTYTPRSFSVVDSGVFPMWYWCAGYPFTGSLVTYTPRSFSVVDSGVFPMWYWCAGYPFTGSLVTYTPRSFSVVDSGVFPMWYWCAGYPFTGSLVTYTPRSFSASVVDSGVFPMWYWCAGYPFTGSLVTYTPRSFSASVVDSGVFPMWYWCAGYPFTGSLVTYTPRSFSASVVDSGVFPMWYWCAGYPFTGSLVTYTPQLSTHAHPYTVQTPYARVNQHLHSFIPHAGKLWNNLPSSVFPPAYDLNSFKRRVSGHLSSRN
- the LOC126993994 gene encoding uncharacterized protein LOC126993994 isoform X28, which translates into the protein MWYWCAGYPFTGSLVTYTPRSFSASVVDSGVFPMWYWCAGYPFTGSLVTYTPRSFSVVDSGVFPMWYWCAGYPFTGSLVTYTPRSFSASVVDSGVFPMCYWCAGYPFTGSLVTYTPRSFSASVVDSGVFPMWYWCAGYPFTGSLVTYTPRSFSVVDSGVFPMWYWCAGYPFTGSLVTYTPRSFSVVDSGVFPMWYWCAGYPFTGSLVTYTPRSFSVVDSGVFPMWYWCAGYPFTGSLVTYTPRSFSVVDSGVFPMWYWCAGYPFTGSLVTYTPRSFSASVVDSGVFPMWYWCAGYPFTGSLVTYTPRSFSASVVDSGVFPMWYWCAGYPFTGSLVTYTPRSFSASVVDSGVFPMWYWCAGYPFTGSLVTYTPQLSTHAHPYTVQTPYARVNQHLHSFIPHAGKLWNNLPSSVFPPAYDLNSFKRRVSGHLSSRN
- the LOC126993994 gene encoding uncharacterized protein LOC126993994 isoform X20; its protein translation is MWYWCAGYPFTGSLVTYTPRSFSASVVDSGVFPMWYWCAGYPFTGSLVTYTPRSFSVVDSGVFPMWYWCAGYPFTGSLVTYTPRSFSVVDSGVFPMWYWCAGYPFTGSLVTYTPRSFSASVVDSGVFPMCYWCAGYPFTGSLVTYTPRSFSASVVDSGVFPMWYWCAGYPFTGSLVTYTPRSFSVVDSGVFPMWYWCAGYPFTGSLVTYTPRSFSVVDSGVFPMWYWCAGYPFTGSLVTYTPRSFSVVDSGVFPMWYWCAGYPFTGSLVTYTPRSFSVVDSGVFPMWYWCAGYPFTGSLVTYTPRSFSASVVDSGVFPMWYWCAGYPFTGSLVTYTPRSFSASVVDSGVFPMWYWCAGYPFTGSLVTYTPRSFSASVVDSGVFPMWYWCAGYPFTGSLVTYTPQLSTHAHPYTVQTPYARVNQHLHSFIPHAGKLWNNLPSSVFPPAYDLNSFKRRVSGHLSSRN
- the LOC126993994 gene encoding uncharacterized protein LOC126993994 isoform X33, producing MWYWCAGYPFTGSLVTYTARSFSASVVDSGVFPMCYWCAGYPFTGSLVTYTPRSFSVVDSGVFPMWYWCAGYPFTGSLVTYTPRSFSASVVDSGVFPMWYWCAGYPFTGSLVTYTPRSFSVVDSGVFPMWYWCAGYPFTGSLVTYTPRSFSVVDSGVFPMWYWCAGYPFTGSLVTYTPRSFSVVDSGVFPMWYWCAGYPFTGSLVTYTPRSFSVVDSGVFPMWYWCAGYPFTGSLVTYTPRSFSASVVDSGVFPMWYWCAGYPFTGSLVTYTPRSFSASVVDSGVFPMWYWCAGYPFTGSLVTYTPRSFSASVVDSGVFPMWYWCAGYPFTGSLVTYTPQLSTHAHPYTVQTPYARVNQHLHSFIPHAGKLWNNLPSSVFPPAYDLNSFKRRVSGHLSSRN
- the LOC126993994 gene encoding uncharacterized protein LOC126993994 isoform X43, with product MWYWCAGYPFTGSLVTYTPRSFSASVVDSGVFPMWYWCAGYPFTGSLVTYTPRSFSVVDSGVFPMWYWCAGYPFTGSLVTYTPRSFSVVDSGVFPMWYWCAGYPFTGSLVTYTPRSFSVVDSGVFPMWYWCAGYPFTGSLVTYTPRSFSASVVDSGVFPMCYWCAGYPFTGSLVTYTPRSFSASVVDSGVFPMWYWCAGYPFTGSLVTYTPRSFSASVVDSGVFPMWYWCAGYPFTGSLVTYTPRSFSASVVDSGVFPMWYWCAGYPFTGSLVTYTPQLSTHAHPYTVQTPYARVNQHLHSFIPHAGKLWNNLPSSVFPPAYDLNSFKRRVSGHLSSRN
- the LOC126993994 gene encoding uncharacterized protein LOC126993994 isoform X27, with translation MWYWCAGYPFTGSLVTYTPRSFSASVVDSGVFPMWYWCAGYPFTGSLVTYTPRSFSASVVDSGVFPMWYWCAGYPFTGSLVTYTPRSFSVVDSGVFPMWYWCAGYPFTGSLVTYTPRSFSASVVDSGVFPMWYWCAGYPFTGSLVTYTPRSFSVVDSGVFPMWYWCAGYPFTGSLVTYTPRSFSVVDSGVFPMWYWCAGYPFTGSLVTYTPRSFSVVDSGVFPMWYWCAGYPFTGSLVTYTPRSFSVVDSGVFPMWYWCAGYPFTGSLVTYTPRSFSASVVDSGVFPMWYWCAGYPFTGSLVTYTPRSFSASVVDSGVFPMWYWCAGYPFTGSLVTYTPRSFSASVVDSGVFPMWYWCAGYPFTGSLVTYTPQLSTHAHPYTVQTPYARVNQHLHSFIPHAGKLWNNLPSSVFPPAYDLNSFKRRVSGHLSSRN